In Thioclava sp. GXIMD2076, one DNA window encodes the following:
- the ccmE gene encoding cytochrome c maturation protein CcmE: MKSLKKKRRIQVLVAAAVALVVAVAMIGYAFRDGINYFRAPSQLASEPVKPGEVFRLGGLVADGSIKRDPDGTIHFEVTDGGATVPARFNGVLPDLFKEGQGMVGTGEMEDGVFVASEILAKHDENYMPKEVVDALKEQGVYEPPKS; encoded by the coding sequence ATGAAAAGCCTCAAGAAGAAACGCCGCATTCAGGTTCTGGTTGCCGCCGCTGTCGCGCTTGTCGTGGCGGTCGCGATGATCGGCTATGCGTTCCGCGACGGGATCAATTATTTCCGTGCGCCTTCGCAGCTGGCCAGCGAGCCGGTCAAGCCGGGGGAGGTGTTTCGTCTGGGCGGGCTGGTCGCCGACGGGTCGATCAAGCGCGATCCCGATGGCACCATCCATTTCGAGGTGACCGATGGGGGGGCCACGGTGCCCGCACGTTTCAACGGCGTCCTGCCCGATCTCTTCAAGGAAGGGCAGGGCATGGTCGGCACCGGCGAGATGGAAGACGGTGTCTTCGTGGCCAGCGAGATCCTTGCCAAGCATGACGAGAATTACATGCCCAAGGAAGTGGTTGACGCACTGAAGGAACAGGGCGTTTACGAGCCGCCCAAAAGCTGA
- a CDS encoding holin-associated N-acetylmuramidase translates to MPNVREIAEAIVAREGGYVNDPSDPGGATNYGVTIHTMRRLGLDLDRDGKITEADVRRLTREQAVDIFIRHYFDEPGLGQLPEALQASVFDMYVNAGRNAVKILQRLLNDMGQEVSVDGVLGPRTAAAAQAAARKSPELIADAYGIARRNYYYSLADSRPASRKYATTRKGRKGGWITRSEEFISARFHLSEAEHRARVAAWG, encoded by the coding sequence ATGCCCAATGTTAGAGAGATTGCCGAAGCCATCGTTGCCCGCGAAGGCGGCTATGTGAATGACCCCTCCGACCCGGGCGGTGCGACCAATTATGGCGTGACGATTCACACCATGCGCCGCCTGGGTCTGGATCTGGATCGTGACGGCAAGATCACCGAGGCCGATGTCCGCCGCCTGACCCGTGAGCAGGCCGTCGATATCTTCATCCGCCATTATTTCGACGAACCCGGTCTCGGGCAGTTGCCGGAGGCGCTGCAGGCTTCCGTTTTCGATATGTATGTGAATGCGGGCCGCAATGCGGTGAAGATCCTGCAACGGCTCCTGAACGATATGGGCCAGGAGGTCAGTGTCGACGGGGTTCTGGGGCCCCGGACGGCGGCCGCCGCGCAGGCCGCTGCGCGCAAATCGCCCGAGCTGATCGCCGATGCTTACGGGATTGCGCGCCGGAATTATTATTATTCACTGGCGGATAGCCGTCCGGCGAGCCGCAAATATGCCACCACCCGCAAGGGGCGCAAGGGTGGATGGATCACGCGTTCTGAAGAGTTCATCTCGGCGCGGTTCCATCTGAGTGAGGCCGAGCATCGCGCAAGGGTGGCCGCATGGGGTTGA
- a CDS encoding holin family protein: protein MGLIGKVFGASGGVAAIGQAASEMAEIFNVNATKKMEASHEAFSATQRAYGEEFAAKPACWFDSFVNGLNRLPRPFLALGTLGLFIYAMVNPQSFAERMVGLSYVPEPLWWLLAAIVGFYFGAREAHYFRTPKPATPPAAAKAEAVPSNPALEEWKKV from the coding sequence ATGGGGTTGATTGGTAAGGTATTTGGCGCTTCGGGAGGCGTGGCGGCCATCGGTCAGGCGGCCAGCGAGATGGCCGAAATCTTCAACGTGAACGCGACCAAGAAGATGGAGGCCTCGCATGAGGCCTTCTCGGCGACGCAGCGTGCCTATGGCGAGGAATTCGCTGCCAAGCCCGCCTGCTGGTTCGACAGTTTCGTGAACGGGCTTAACCGTCTGCCCCGCCCGTTTCTTGCGCTCGGGACGCTCGGGCTTTTCATCTATGCGATGGTCAATCCGCAGTCTTTTGCGGAGCGGATGGTGGGACTGTCCTATGTGCCGGAGCCGCTCTGGTGGCTGCTTGCCGCGATCGTGGGGTTCTATTTCGGCGCCCGCGAGGCCCATTACTTCCGCACGCCCAAACCGGCCACGCCACCAGCGGCGGCCAAGGCAGAGGCAGTGCCGTCCAACCCTGCGCTGGAGGAATGGAAAAAGGTGTAG
- a CDS encoding integrase arm-type DNA-binding domain-containing protein, whose protein sequence is MGLYISANAKSGTGKFTFRFKSPVSGRRRDMGLGIFSELGLADARRLAMEARGQIVNGFDPIEERRLAQEQAARRMPSFEEASRAVFETLAPGYRNAKHRDQWISPLQAYVLPKLGAREVNSLTIGDFAQVLKPIWLDKEETAKRVKQRCESVMIWSVAHRSCDANPLSAVKALLPKQRGTADRVQHHPAAPWRNMPELISTLTGQNKLSISRQALLFLILTAARSGEVRGAIWDEIDFDAAIWTIPAERMKGGQQNRVPPSRQAIDLLTAQSSLRLGGDWIFSARVMMQMSDMTLTKVLRLQ, encoded by the coding sequence TTGGGCCTCTACATTTCGGCAAATGCGAAAAGTGGGACCGGAAAATTCACGTTTCGGTTCAAGTCGCCGGTTTCCGGTAGGCGCCGCGATATGGGGCTGGGGATTTTCTCTGAACTCGGGTTGGCTGATGCACGCCGCCTGGCGATGGAGGCGCGTGGTCAGATCGTCAACGGCTTCGACCCGATAGAAGAACGGCGTTTGGCGCAAGAGCAAGCGGCGCGTCGTATGCCCAGCTTTGAAGAGGCCTCTCGCGCAGTGTTTGAAACCTTGGCGCCAGGATATCGCAACGCCAAGCACCGTGATCAGTGGATTTCACCCCTACAGGCTTACGTCCTCCCAAAGCTTGGGGCGCGCGAGGTGAATAGCTTGACCATCGGTGATTTTGCGCAAGTTCTTAAACCGATCTGGCTCGACAAAGAAGAAACCGCAAAGCGTGTGAAGCAGCGGTGCGAGAGCGTCATGATTTGGTCTGTGGCGCATCGCTCTTGTGATGCGAACCCGCTTTCAGCCGTGAAGGCGCTACTGCCCAAGCAGCGTGGGACCGCAGATCGTGTGCAGCACCATCCGGCAGCACCGTGGCGCAACATGCCCGAGTTGATATCGACCCTTACTGGTCAGAATAAGCTCTCTATCAGTCGCCAAGCTCTCCTGTTTCTCATCCTGACGGCCGCGCGTTCTGGAGAGGTCCGCGGGGCAATTTGGGATGAGATTGATTTTGATGCGGCCATCTGGACCATTCCAGCCGAGCGGATGAAAGGGGGGCAACAGAATCGTGTTCCGCCCTCGCGACAAGCGATTGATCTACTTACGGCCCAATCGTCTTTGCGGCTTGGTGGCGATTGGATCTTCTCGGCACGCGTTATGATGCAGATGAGCGACATGACTTTGACCAAGGTTCTGCGCCTTCAATAG
- a CDS encoding DUF3427 domain-containing protein, which yields MLASVADALSNGVSRLRTSTAYDHFHFVLNEQDRLTTGGTDPLLPLLGEHIDKAISVDLAVAFAMDSGVSLLEPWLRELLERGGRLRIIIGDYLDTTDPAALRRLMDLEGAELYVFETGGLSFHPKAWLFRAADTSGMGVVGSSNLSRSALETGVEWNLHSEAASDQVAEAFEDLLSRPQVSRLTADWIEVYAKRRRARPLPDFSRGIVEAEGPPPEPHPIQIEALDALRRTRQTGHRAGLVVLATGLGKTWLAAFDTIRAKAARILFVAHRDEILTQAMSAFRKVRPDACMGRYTGTEKETETEILFASIQTLGRVEHLRRFAPDHFDYIVVDEFHHAAARTYQNLIEHFTPRFLLGLTATPDRTDGGDLLGLCGENLVYQCDLFRGIDAGRLAPFHYFGVPDNIDYAQIPWRSGQFDPTELEAQLATQARAENALEQFRKRARGPAIGFCCSKHHADYMAQFFREAGLRAVAVHSGDASAPRASSLTQLGAGELDILFAVDMFNEGVDVPEIGTVLMLRPTESAIIWLQQLGRGLRRVEGKTLQVIDYIGNHRSFLTKVATLTRAGSGDRSITQKLDEWERGALVLPPGCEVTYELETIDILRALLKPKDGASELEAFYLEFRAQQGIRPQAIEMFRNGFDPRATGHGGWFNFVRDMGDTLPEDAFTTHARLLADIEKPKRYAPETLKALEAILAGRQPTGSTEALAFDPHVRNGHNGWQLARPTRGAALQDLAQELIEWRLAEVPNTRPEADDGATPFVHRSKVLQLWQRYLAPEIAEAFGVAYKQNVWRTGILPILEKNALILLANVSTQDLVYENGFLAPDRMRWFSQNRTTQDGRHGRIISGKERDTVHLFVRRGNKLNGKVNPFIYCGQPRFLAWEGEKPITVTWQLPEPVPLGLQAELGVPKAF from the coding sequence ATGCTCGCATCTGTCGCGGATGCGTTGTCGAATGGCGTTTCAAGGCTTAGGACCTCTACCGCCTATGACCATTTCCACTTCGTTCTAAACGAGCAAGATCGCCTGACGACCGGCGGGACAGACCCTTTACTGCCACTCCTAGGCGAGCATATCGACAAGGCAATCTCGGTCGATCTGGCTGTCGCCTTCGCGATGGATAGCGGCGTCTCGCTCCTGGAGCCTTGGCTGCGGGAGCTTCTTGAGCGTGGCGGGCGCCTGAGGATCATCATTGGCGATTATCTCGACACGACCGACCCAGCCGCACTCCGTCGGTTGATGGATCTGGAGGGCGCGGAGCTTTATGTCTTCGAGACAGGCGGGCTCAGCTTCCATCCCAAAGCCTGGCTTTTCAGAGCCGCCGATACCTCGGGAATGGGGGTGGTGGGCAGCTCCAATCTCTCGAGATCTGCGCTGGAGACGGGTGTGGAATGGAACCTGCATTCCGAAGCCGCCAGTGATCAAGTCGCAGAGGCCTTTGAGGACTTGCTTTCCCGTCCTCAGGTGTCGCGCCTGACAGCCGACTGGATCGAAGTCTATGCCAAACGCCGACGCGCCCGGCCTCTGCCGGATTTCTCGCGCGGCATTGTCGAAGCAGAGGGCCCGCCGCCCGAACCACATCCGATCCAGATCGAGGCGCTCGATGCTCTGCGTAGAACGCGCCAGACTGGCCACCGTGCGGGGCTCGTCGTGCTAGCAACGGGCTTAGGCAAGACCTGGCTCGCGGCGTTCGACACCATACGCGCCAAAGCTGCGCGCATTCTCTTCGTGGCGCATCGGGACGAGATCCTGACCCAAGCCATGTCCGCCTTCCGCAAGGTCCGGCCCGATGCGTGCATGGGGCGTTATACGGGCACCGAGAAAGAAACCGAGACCGAGATCCTCTTTGCCTCGATACAGACCCTTGGCCGCGTCGAGCATCTGCGCCGCTTTGCGCCGGACCATTTCGATTACATCGTTGTGGATGAGTTTCACCACGCGGCAGCCCGCACCTATCAGAACCTGATCGAGCATTTCACTCCGCGCTTTCTTCTCGGCCTGACAGCTACCCCCGACAGGACCGATGGCGGTGATTTGCTGGGGCTTTGCGGCGAGAACCTCGTCTATCAATGCGACCTCTTCCGCGGGATCGATGCCGGCCGCCTCGCGCCGTTTCACTATTTCGGCGTACCGGACAATATCGACTATGCGCAGATCCCGTGGCGCTCGGGGCAGTTCGACCCGACCGAGTTGGAAGCGCAGCTCGCCACACAAGCTCGCGCCGAAAATGCGCTGGAGCAATTCCGCAAACGCGCCAGAGGCCCAGCCATCGGCTTTTGTTGCTCCAAGCATCACGCCGACTACATGGCGCAATTCTTCCGCGAAGCCGGGCTGCGGGCGGTGGCTGTCCATTCGGGCGACGCTTCCGCCCCGCGCGCCTCTTCGCTGACACAACTGGGCGCGGGCGAGCTGGATATCCTCTTTGCGGTCGATATGTTCAACGAAGGTGTCGACGTGCCCGAGATCGGCACCGTCCTGATGCTGCGTCCGACCGAGAGCGCGATCATCTGGCTGCAACAGCTGGGCCGCGGCTTGCGCAGGGTCGAGGGCAAGACCCTGCAAGTGATCGACTATATCGGGAACCACAGATCTTTCCTTACGAAAGTCGCGACGCTGACACGCGCGGGCAGTGGCGATCGCTCGATCACCCAGAAACTCGACGAATGGGAGCGCGGTGCTTTGGTGCTGCCGCCAGGCTGTGAGGTCACTTACGAGCTCGAAACCATCGATATCCTCCGTGCGCTCCTGAAACCGAAAGACGGCGCGAGCGAGCTCGAAGCCTTCTATCTGGAGTTCAGGGCACAGCAGGGCATCCGCCCACAAGCCATCGAGATGTTCCGCAACGGGTTCGATCCGCGGGCAACAGGGCATGGCGGCTGGTTCAATTTCGTGCGGGATATGGGCGATACATTACCCGAAGACGCCTTCACGACGCATGCCCGCCTTCTGGCGGATATCGAAAAGCCGAAGCGCTATGCGCCCGAGACACTCAAGGCGCTTGAGGCGATACTTGCCGGCAGGCAGCCGACCGGCAGCACCGAAGCACTGGCCTTCGATCCGCATGTGAGGAACGGCCACAATGGCTGGCAGCTCGCCCGCCCCACGCGCGGTGCGGCGCTGCAAGACCTTGCCCAAGAGCTCATCGAGTGGCGGCTGGCAGAGGTGCCCAATACGCGGCCCGAGGCCGATGACGGCGCCACGCCATTTGTGCATCGCTCCAAAGTCTTGCAACTCTGGCAGCGTTATCTTGCCCCCGAGATCGCAGAAGCCTTCGGGGTCGCGTACAAGCAGAATGTCTGGCGCACCGGCATTCTCCCGATCCTCGAGAAAAACGCGCTCATTCTTCTGGCAAATGTCTCGACACAGGATCTTGTCTACGAGAACGGCTTCCTCGCGCCCGACCGCATGCGCTGGTTCAGCCAGAACCGCACGACGCAGGACGGTCGGCATGGCCGGATCATTTCGGGCAAAGAACGAGACACTGTCCATCTCTTTGTCCGCCGCGGCAACAAGCTGAACGGCAAGGTCAATCCATTCATCTACTGCGGCCAGCCGCGCTTCCTTGCGTGGGAGGGCGAAAAGCCGATCACGGTAACATGGCAACTGCCCGAACCCGTGCCGCTGGGGTTGCAAGCCGAGCTAGGCGTGCCGAAGGCCTTCTAA
- a CDS encoding Hint domain-containing protein: protein MIGGYGNDLFSFASGWGQDTILGDQGDSTEDGGKDMLDFSGMASGVSVTFTGSEDGTAASGSDSLTFDNIEAVQGGSGDDTFNAAADSSGLTLSGGGGADSITGGSGADTLAGGMGNDTLYGGTGADSIAGDDGNDYIDGGSEDDIIWGGTGDDTILGGTGNDIVAGEAGNDSIDGGAGADTVRGGTGDDLIWGGDDNDALYGDDGNDIIAGEAGNDLVDGGAGNDLISGGTGTDTLKGGTGSDTFSFYGGDGIDVVQGGEDPDNSDTDALDFSNADQGFKVTFSGAEAGSFASATTDSTGSFTEIERIVGSNYADSIDASADTSGIELHGGSGADTLIGGSGADHLDGGTGNDSLASGAGNDTLSGGAGADTYALSDGGGADTVADFDITLVGSTTTDQLDVSGLTGADGNPVNAWDVTVSDVGGNALLTFPDGTSILLNGVAPASVTTAPQLHSIGIPCFVAGTMIDTPSGPRAVETIRTGDEVLTAEGQPITVIWAGGKTFDAADLATCERLKPIVFRPSSIGNARELRLSRQHRVVVDTIEGPRLVAAGGLAAARGFGARIAKGCRKVSYRHLLLT, encoded by the coding sequence TTGATCGGCGGTTATGGCAACGACCTCTTTTCCTTTGCAAGCGGCTGGGGACAGGACACGATCCTTGGCGATCAGGGTGATAGCACCGAGGATGGCGGTAAAGACATGCTCGATTTCTCGGGCATGGCCAGCGGGGTCTCGGTCACCTTCACCGGCTCCGAGGATGGCACGGCGGCCTCGGGCAGCGACAGCCTGACGTTCGACAATATCGAGGCGGTGCAGGGTGGTTCGGGCGATGACACCTTCAATGCGGCGGCCGATAGCTCGGGGCTCACGCTTTCGGGGGGCGGCGGCGCGGACAGTATCACCGGCGGCTCGGGCGCCGATACGCTCGCTGGCGGCATGGGCAATGACACGCTCTATGGCGGGACCGGTGCCGATAGCATCGCGGGCGACGACGGCAATGACTATATCGACGGCGGTTCCGAGGATGACATCATCTGGGGCGGCACCGGAGATGACACGATCCTGGGTGGCACCGGTAATGACATCGTGGCCGGTGAGGCCGGGAACGACTCCATCGACGGGGGCGCGGGGGCCGATACTGTCAGAGGCGGCACCGGTGATGACCTGATCTGGGGCGGCGACGATAACGACGCGCTCTATGGGGATGACGGCAATGATATTATCGCTGGTGAGGCCGGGAATGACCTCGTCGATGGTGGGGCGGGCAATGATCTGATTTCCGGCGGGACCGGCACTGACACGCTCAAGGGCGGCACCGGCAGCGACACGTTCTCTTTCTACGGCGGTGATGGCATCGACGTTGTTCAGGGCGGAGAGGACCCGGACAATAGCGATACCGACGCGCTTGATTTCTCGAATGCCGATCAGGGCTTCAAGGTCACCTTCAGTGGCGCCGAAGCCGGCTCATTCGCCTCCGCCACCACAGATTCAACAGGTAGCTTCACCGAGATCGAACGGATCGTTGGCAGCAATTACGCCGATTCGATCGATGCCAGCGCCGACACTTCGGGGATAGAACTCCACGGGGGAAGTGGCGCCGATACGCTGATCGGCGGCTCTGGCGCGGATCATCTCGACGGCGGCACCGGCAATGACTCCCTTGCAAGTGGCGCGGGCAATGACACCCTATCGGGGGGCGCCGGCGCTGATACCTATGCCCTAAGCGATGGTGGCGGGGCGGATACTGTCGCGGATTTCGACATAACGCTGGTGGGCAGCACCACCACCGATCAGCTGGATGTGTCCGGTCTGACCGGTGCCGATGGCAATCCGGTCAATGCGTGGGATGTGACGGTTTCGGATGTGGGCGGCAACGCGCTGCTGACCTTTCCCGACGGCACCTCGATCCTGCTCAACGGCGTGGCGCCCGCAAGCGTCACGACAGCCCCGCAACTGCATTCCATCGGCATCCCCTGCTTTGTCGCGGGAACAATGATCGATACCCCCTCGGGCCCCAGAGCGGTCGAGACCATCCGGACCGGCGACGAGGTCCTGACCGCCGAGGGCCAGCCCATTACGGTGATATGGGCCGGTGGGAAAACATTCGACGCCGCCGATCTGGCCACATGTGAGCGGCTCAAGCCGATTGTGTTCCGCCCTAGCAGCATCGGGAATGCCAGAGAACTCCGTCTCTCGCGCCAGCACAGGGTCGTGGTCGACACAATCGAGGGGCCGCGCCTTGTTGCCGCGGGGGGGCTGGCGGCAGCGAGGGGTTTTGGCGCTCGGATCGCTAAAGGATGCCGCAAAGTTTCCTATCGTCACCTTCTGCTGACCTGA
- a CDS encoding TRAP transporter substrate-binding protein: MTRFALLSSAAFMALALPVAAQTTLTVANWLPPSHPLVSELIVPMTQAIEEATHGEVKATLLPAPLGPPAAHFDFAINGVADITFGVQGYNPGRFKTTNIVELPFLGNSAEAISVAYWRTFDTMLRDAGEYDDVHVLAVFSHGPGEVFLKEGDVSDVDVLKGRKIRVGGGIVHEVVSKLGAVPVEGPSSKSYELLSQGVADGITFPYESVNFFKLIPQLDKAIAVDGGLYNTSFYIVMNKAKWEALSPEVQDEINSVTGEALARKAGQMWDAADEKGRAAMEGKIAITPATDAQMDAWKTALQPLVDAKIEEASSTGIDGQAAYEFLTSEIAKETAE; encoded by the coding sequence ATGACCCGTTTCGCTTTGTTGTCTTCTGCCGCATTCATGGCGCTCGCTTTGCCGGTCGCGGCGCAGACCACTCTGACCGTCGCCAACTGGCTTCCGCCCTCGCATCCGCTGGTCTCGGAGCTGATCGTGCCGATGACGCAGGCGATCGAGGAGGCGACCCATGGCGAGGTGAAAGCCACGCTCCTGCCGGCACCACTAGGGCCGCCCGCTGCGCATTTCGATTTCGCCATCAATGGGGTGGCCGATATTACCTTCGGGGTGCAAGGCTATAATCCGGGCCGGTTCAAGACCACCAATATTGTCGAGCTGCCTTTCCTGGGCAATTCTGCCGAGGCGATCTCGGTTGCCTACTGGCGCACCTTCGACACCATGCTGCGGGATGCGGGCGAATATGATGATGTCCATGTGCTGGCCGTCTTCAGCCATGGTCCGGGCGAGGTTTTCCTGAAGGAGGGCGATGTCTCTGATGTGGATGTGCTCAAGGGGCGCAAGATCCGCGTAGGCGGGGGCATTGTGCATGAGGTGGTCTCGAAACTGGGTGCTGTGCCGGTCGAGGGACCGTCGTCCAAATCCTACGAACTGTTGAGCCAGGGCGTGGCGGATGGCATCACCTTCCCCTATGAATCGGTGAATTTCTTCAAGCTGATTCCGCAGCTTGATAAGGCGATTGCCGTCGATGGCGGGCTGTATAACACCTCCTTCTATATCGTCATGAACAAGGCGAAATGGGAGGCGCTTTCGCCGGAAGTGCAGGACGAGATCAATTCGGTGACCGGTGAGGCATTGGCGCGCAAGGCGGGCCAGATGTGGGATGCCGCCGACGAGAAGGGCCGCGCGGCGATGGAAGGCAAGATCGCGATCACGCCCGCAACCGATGCGCAGATGGACGCATGGAAAACCGCACTGCAGCCCCTGGTGGATGCCAAGATCGAGGAGGCCTCCAGCACCGGTATCGACGGGCAGGCGGCCTATGAGTTCCTGACCTCCGAGATTGCCAAAGAAACGGCCGAGTAA
- a CDS encoding TRAP transporter small permease → MTRDNFPRVPETDPSSGRKAPVVPRNGPRLALGLLCGAMLLAMMGLTVVDVIGRYLFNAPLIGATELTEMLLCAVIFLGLPAVCFDRDHVTVDLVIDRLPAWLQPWRELAVSVFSVVVLGVVSWRIWVYAAQKASYGEATNSLRLPIAPLGYLCALCCAVGVVLTLVAALRQFRLQVRGR, encoded by the coding sequence GTGACCCGAGACAATTTTCCGCGCGTGCCCGAGACGGATCCGTCCTCGGGCCGCAAGGCGCCCGTGGTGCCGCGCAATGGCCCGCGGTTGGCGCTGGGACTATTATGCGGCGCGATGCTGCTGGCGATGATGGGGCTGACGGTGGTGGATGTCATCGGGCGCTATCTGTTCAACGCGCCGCTGATCGGGGCGACCGAACTGACCGAGATGCTGCTCTGTGCGGTAATCTTCCTCGGCCTGCCTGCGGTCTGTTTCGACCGTGACCATGTGACCGTAGATCTGGTGATCGACCGGCTGCCCGCATGGCTCCAGCCATGGCGCGAGCTGGCGGTGTCGGTCTTTTCGGTGGTGGTGCTGGGCGTGGTCTCGTGGCGGATCTGGGTCTATGCGGCGCAGAAAGCCAGCTATGGCGAGGCGACCAATTCGTTGCGCTTGCCGATTGCGCCTCTGGGCTATCTCTGCGCGCTGTGCTGTGCGGTGGGCGTGGTATTGACGCTTGTCGCCGCGCTCCGCCAGTTCCGTCTTCAGGTCAGGGGGCGGTGA
- a CDS encoding TRAP transporter large permease, translated as MEHWPVGLAILIALLLGGVPIAFALAGVGLVGVATIIGWTPALSLIGSAFFDNGRDYSLSVLPLFLMMGNFVVQSGIASELYNSAYAWLRHKKGGLAMATVIACGAFSSVCGSSMATAATMTRISLPSMRRFGYPDRLSTASIAAGGTLGILIPPSVILVFYGIMTQQDIGKLFLAGIIPGIIGIIGYALAVKISIRMRGIDLPVEDKLPLGARIRALKGTAGALVLFVFVMGGIYLGVFTPTESAGMGAAGALLLVIGSGKFSWGGLVNVLYDTMKTTAMMFFILFGALSFTNYVNMSGMTSDIQSWLSVFGDSPMAMILAILVIYLVLGCMLEGLSMIMLTVPVFYPIVAAQGFDLIWFGIFVVVITEISYITPPVGMNAFVLRSVVPDVALGTIFRGLVPFVAMDIVRIGLIIAFPALVLLLT; from the coding sequence ATGGAGCATTGGCCTGTCGGTCTGGCGATCCTTATCGCATTGTTGTTGGGCGGTGTGCCGATTGCCTTCGCGCTTGCGGGCGTGGGGCTTGTGGGCGTGGCCACGATCATCGGCTGGACGCCCGCGCTGTCGCTGATCGGCTCGGCGTTTTTCGACAACGGGCGCGATTACTCGCTCTCGGTGCTGCCGCTCTTCCTGATGATGGGCAATTTCGTGGTGCAATCGGGCATCGCGTCCGAACTCTACAATTCCGCCTATGCGTGGTTGCGCCACAAGAAGGGCGGGCTGGCAATGGCCACGGTGATCGCCTGCGGGGCATTTTCCTCCGTCTGCGGCTCGTCCATGGCCACAGCAGCCACCATGACGCGGATCTCGCTGCCCTCGATGCGGCGTTTCGGCTATCCCGACCGGCTCTCGACGGCCTCCATTGCCGCCGGTGGCACGCTGGGTATTCTGATCCCGCCCTCGGTCATCTTGGTCTTTTACGGGATCATGACGCAGCAGGATATCGGCAAGCTGTTTCTGGCAGGCATCATTCCGGGGATCATCGGGATCATCGGCTATGCGCTGGCGGTGAAGATCTCGATCCGGATGCGCGGGATCGACCTTCCGGTCGAGGATAAACTGCCGCTGGGCGCCCGTATCCGCGCGCTCAAAGGCACGGCAGGGGCACTGGTGCTGTTTGTGTTCGTGATGGGCGGCATCTATCTGGGCGTCTTTACCCCCACCGAGAGCGCCGGGATGGGCGCGGCGGGGGCGCTGTTGCTGGTGATCGGGTCGGGCAAGTTCTCGTGGGGCGGGCTCGTCAACGTGCTCTATGACACGATGAAGACCACGGCGATGATGTTCTTCATCCTCTTCGGTGCGCTGAGTTTCACCAATTATGTCAACATGTCGGGTATGACGAGTGATATCCAGAGCTGGCTCTCGGTCTTTGGTGACAGCCCGATGGCGATGATCTTGGCCATTCTTGTGATCTATCTGGTGCTGGGCTGCATGCTTGAAGGGCTCTCGATGATCATGCTGACCGTCCCGGTCTTCTACCCGATCGTGGCAGCCCAAGGGTTCGACCTGATATGGTTCGGGATCTTTGTCGTGGTGATCACCGAGATCAGCTATATCACGCCGCCCGTGGGGATGAACGCCTTCGTCCTGCGCTCGGTGGTGCCGGATGTGGCCTTGGGCACGATCTTCCGCGGGCTGGTGCCCTTTGTGGCGATGGATATCGTGCGGATCGGGCTGATCATTGCTTTCCCCGCACTCGTGCTTTTGCTGACCTGA
- a CDS encoding exopolysaccharide biosynthesis protein, with amino-acid sequence MQHSSDNNHSVTDIVRTIDSRAQGVDRLRIEDILGSLGGASFVPVLLVPALFVVSPLSGIPLFSSACGILIALISAQMLLGRRHLWLPGLLTNRHIAGDKLRKATDKLQGVARWMDSHTRERLRFFTHRPFRWVTQAACLLCGAAMPFLELVPFSSSILGVAVTLLALSLLVRDGLIALIGLCFIGMAVGVGYWAISSGVV; translated from the coding sequence ATGCAGCACTCCAGCGACAACAATCATTCCGTCACCGATATCGTCCGCACCATCGACAGCCGCGCCCAAGGCGTGGACAGGCTGCGGATCGAGGATATTCTGGGCTCGCTCGGCGGGGCCTCTTTCGTGCCGGTGCTTCTGGTGCCTGCCCTCTTCGTGGTCAGCCCGCTTTCGGGCATCCCGCTCTTTTCCAGCGCCTGCGGTATCCTGATCGCGCTGATCTCGGCGCAGATGCTGCTCGGGCGACGCCATCTCTGGCTGCCGGGTCTGCTGACCAACCGTCATATCGCTGGCGACAAACTGCGCAAGGCCACCGACAAACTGCAAGGCGTGGCACGGTGGATGGACAGCCACACCCGCGAACGGCTACGATTTTTCACCCATCGTCCCTTCCGCTGGGTGACGCAGGCGGCCTGTCTTCTCTGCGGGGCCGCCATGCCGTTTCTAGAACTGGTGCCCTTCAGCTCGTCGATCCTCGGCGTGGCCGTCACCCTTCTGGCGCTCTCTTTGCTGGTGCGCGACGGGCTGATCGCCCTGATCGGACTGTGCTTTATCGGGATGGCCGTGGGTGTGGGCTATTGGGCCATCAGCAGCGGTGTGGTCTGA